The segment AGCCATGCTGTATGCAGAGGGCATGGATCTGGTTTTCCCTCCACAACTGCCTTCTCAGAGATTGAGTAGAACCATCCATTCCTCCACTTGAACTGTATGAATATGAACAATAATGTCTTAGAAAGGAAAGCACAAATTATGATATTCATAAAGTATATTCCTATATCGTGACCTGCAGTTTTTTACCTCTTTAACTGCTGTTGGGAAGTGGGCCACAGCTCGAGAATAAGCACATAGCCTATCCTCCATAGCTTCTTCAAATGTTATACCTTTCTCCGCTGCAGCAGCAGATGCGAGCTCTGCAATGAGGCTTGACACCTGTAAACTTAGATTTCAGGTCTTACGGTCAACTTATAGATACATAATCAGCAAGGCTGAGAGATTTGAAGAACAAATAGTTTAAATAACAATATTTCTGTATCTATTCACCTCATGCCATAGTTTTGCCAGTTCTAAAACGATTGAAACGATATTTTCGTTTgagattttatttttaggaaataaaATGGGAATGGTGTGCACTTCCACAAAATTAATGATCCAACTATATGCTACTGAAAAGAAAGCTGCACCTCAGAGCGGTATTCCTTCTCTACAACGCCTACAGTTGCCCCAGGATGACGAGCTCCAACAAGCATGAATGCACAAATCCATATGAGCTTCTCCAACATCTGCT is part of the Gossypium arboreum isolate Shixiya-1 chromosome 5, ASM2569848v2, whole genome shotgun sequence genome and harbors:
- the LOC108450236 gene encoding uncharacterized protein LOC108450236 isoform X2 yields the protein MMILRLCLRLLLNLVGTNGMLEPWLQSKGLNDAEQVLAYFAVAKLGEPPIDGKTDTNPEGLTAAYGIWASAIATRLNAGGLSCKVLDKEAFQKQMLEKLIWICAFMLVGARHPGATVGVVEKEYRSEVSSLIAELASAAAAEKGITFEEAMEDRLCAYSRAVAHFPTAVKEFKWRNGWFYSISEKAVVEGKPDPCPLHTAWLKELNVV